The DNA segment TGCTCAAGCGATTGTGAATTTGATGCTGGGGCCAAGAGTGAAGAAGATATTGCCGAGGAACCAGATCCAAAACGAAGGCAAGTAGCTAAGCTGCATTAATGTGTTTCCTTTTTTCTGTTGGCTGTATATCATTTTTTAACTCTATTTTGCAGGCTTAGTGAAAACTCAAAAAGTTCTTCAGCGCCAATTCTTAAAACAATTAGGGAATACATCGTACAGACTGAAATTGATGTAAGACATTTGAGTGATGGCTACAAGTGGCGCAAATATGGACAAAAAATGGTGAAGGGAAATCATAATCCAAGGTATGCACATGTCACCGTAGTCTAAAACTATAATAATATTTGAGGCTCTAGCATAAGAAGGTTACTTATGAACATCTGGAAGTCACAGTCATTATTCCATTTGGACATTCTGTGTCAGTCACACAAATCTCTAACTCACATCTTAGTTTTCCTTAAAGGTAGATTTTCAGTACTTATCAGAGTATCAATTCATCTTATCACGTGAAGTTGTGTCTGTTATGTTATAACAGCAATGAGGCCCTATTAGTCTTCTGTTGGGAGATGATGATGGCTGGATTGCTATATAGACTGACTGGCCTACAAGTGGTAACTGGGTCTAACGCATTCTAGACTAGATGATGGTGGCTGGATTGCTATATAGACTGACTGGCCTGCAAGTAGTAACTGGGTCTAAGGCATTCTAGACCTGTAATTAAAGCCACTTAATACAAATTGTTTGGCAAATTAGGGTTGTCTCTTTGTAATGATTTGTGTTCAAGCAATTCCTTGAATTTTCAAGTGGGCTAATATATATGGACATGGTGCATTTCAGGTTGCTCTATATCAGAACCACCCTTAGGTTTGGACTCTAGCCTACAGACAATGATGAATAGGAAATTTCAAACTGTTGAGGATGTAAGGCCTTTGAGTGAAGGAAATTGTGATACCATAACATTCCCACATTGGAAGATTACTAATGATTGAATTGGCTATGAGTAGATGGATCTATTACTAATAACTTCAAACATTCTGTGACATTTGGCTTATttcatttaacatgtcatttaataTGCCATTTAATACATCATTATACTAGTATATCTATCAGCTCATTTCCACAAAAAGGTTCATACATTAAGATTGTTAATAAGGTTTTTGTAACTAGTGGTCCAATGAAATATTATAAAGAGCAGTTTGTCTTTTAAAATTCATTGGATGAAGACAGAGCATCACTGTTGGAAAGAGCTTCGCTGGACCTAAAAGGCCAAGATGACATGAGATGGAAAGAGATGGTATGTACGCTAAAGCAAAAGACTTCAGATCTGGGTTTGACGTGGGCTTGGTACCTTTGTGGAATGATACAGAACTAATACATCAGGCCATATATCGACCCAATATGCACAACACCAGTGAAAAAATGATAGGAAAATGAATACTAGCCATGCTAAGCGATATGGTCCTTGATCAGACCGGATAAATATTAGACAGTACGCACCAATTGGACATGTACTTGCAACCTTGTTTAAGTTGACtcatttttcattttcttttgtaGGGTGATGATAGGCTGTAAATTTACAAGAACCGTACTTGAATAGAACCGAACAAACATCATAAACGTATTCACCATGGACTATATGCTTTAGGAACTAGAATGCATATGATAGTGCTACAAATGGTTTGTTTCCAAAAGTTACCAATACTTGAAGCCTTTGAGATGACACTCGTAAAGCCTTATGGATTTGGACATGTGATGGGCATTCAATTACTAATTGGACACAACTAATGCTCCTTTTTGGTATGTAGATTTTTTAAACAGTCATCTAATGATGAGCCAAATTCATGATTGTTAACAGAAGTTGTGGTGAAGGCCAGATCCTAAAATGTTTAAGATCTTAGATTGAACTGCAAATAATCTTTTGAATGAGTGATGTGATTAACAAATATGACTTGTTGGCCAAAATAGACTGTTCAATCCTGTTTCAAGCTTTGCAGCTAGCATCAGGTGTGTAAACAATAGTCAAGCTTGCACTTCATGCTGAGTTGTAACTAGTAGACAATCTTATTCTGGAAGGAGCATGGCATTGAGCTTAACTCCATGGATAAATGTCATAAATATATAGACATTAGTAGTTGATGCAttaaattcttctttttttttgcagtTTGATGCTACTGTCCAGCTTTAATTCGTTTGAACCATTGCCTTTGATTTATTGCAGAAGCTACTATAGATGCACACACAGTGGGTGCCCCGTTCGTAAGCATGTTGAGAGAGTCTCGCATGATGCAAAAGCTCTTCTTATCACTTATGAGGGTGAGCACAATCATGACCAGCCAACCTCCAAGCCTGCCGGTGATCCACCATTAACCACTTCACAAAGCAATGTTGCGGCAGGCATGTCTAGTGAACAACTCAGTACATCCAATTCTTTGTCTGTCGAACAATCCTCAAAGGAATCATGTCAGAATATTGTAGTTGAGGAAGTAGCTGGTGATAAGAAACTTGAACTTGGAGGTGATGGAGCATTGGAATCTGCTCAGGCTCTTCTAAGCATTGGATTCAGTTCATCATCCACGGAGGGCACCGGCAGAAATAATTCCGAGAGCATGAAAAGCCCTATTTTGACTGAAAATAGAGCTGCGGCCTCGGTCCAGAACACTTGATCGACAGGTTCCCTGCAATTTTGGTGCATGTTGTAGTTTACTTGCTTGCATTGCGAGCTCTTCCATTACTGTGTTTGCATCTGTATAGCCTTTGTAGTGGCATCGGTGATGCGACGTCACCCCAGAAAAATCATCTTAGGATCGCGGTATCCATCTGGGGAGAGAAGAAACTGATTTCAGCTGTGAAACATGATGATATAATCTCTGCTTAGTGAAATATTTAGCTCCCTGAATAACTGACCCATCAACATCATTTGATTGTTTGTTTGTGAGGTTGCTTGTAGTTGTCTCGGTGAGGAAGGCTTCAAGAAATCTGGCAGATCTGCCCACTTTTGTCACTTCTTTTTTAGTGCAAAGAATCAAGCATTGATGCATGCTGGCAGATGTTACCTCTTCGAGTGCAAAGAAAAGCATCACCACCACCTTTATGTTGTGGAAGCTACAGAGCGCAGCTATGGCAGCCTCAATCACCGGGAGCAAAGGTAAGAGCACGAGAAGTCTACCTTTTCATGGTGTGTGCGTGTAGTTTCAGCTTCTTTTTGCCTGTGATGGCCATCTCTTCCTCCTATGGTGGACTTGAGCTCTCTTTTGTTTTGCCCGGAGGTCATATCGTACCTATGCTCTGCACTCATGCTCATGTTGTGTGATTTGTGATCAACTTGGATGTCTATGGATTAAGTAGTTTGAGAGAGAAAGGGGTGGGGGTTGACTTTGAACCACCTTCGCTTACCTGCATTGTGGTATTGACATCCAATAATGTCATGTTAGGTTTTATTTTGGACTACGTTAGTGTTCACGAGAATTTAAATGAGGAAGATTGTAATATCTTGGATTGCGACAACAATTGAATTGATTTGATGTATAAAGACTTGATATGTAGAATACAGAAGAGGCACATAGCGATGATGATTCATGAAGACTCATCTTTAGATTGAGAATGCAAGACATGAGAAGAGGTACATTATGGCCTGTGCATAAGTAATGGTTACTACTAACCAGTAGCATTTGCTGCAGTTGGCAATTTTGCATGTCTTTGTATCCAAACACAAAGTCAATCAAGTAGGTAATTGTAGATATAGTCTAAATAAATAATCACCTGGTAACATCATCCATAGACTGTTTCATACTTCACACAGATAGAAATCCCTAATCAGAGCCAATTCAATGCTCTGTATTTACCATGAAGCTATTTATTACTGCATGCCTTTGTATTGAAGTACAAACCACCATTTTCCATGTTCCAAAACCTGATTTTGAGCTGGTCAATGATATCACAGCAATAATTTGTTCACTACCAACTTTAATGTGCCCGCCGCCACCGACCTCCTCCGCAAACCTCTTTTGCTGTCTGTCGGGACCTGCAAATAATTGTTAGCATACGTCGGGAGCGAGCCCTACATTTTCCTCTGACAGAAACGGTTGGCCTCTGAGTATGATTTACAAACCAAGGAGTGCATTAATTTCACAAACATTTTATTTACAAAGGGCTTCTACCTTCACTTCTGCAAGGGGTAACCCAGCAGAAGCAGTATGAATGGTGCACATAAGATAACTCACCCATCTAAAACAACTAGGAAATGTTCTACTCATCCATAGCTCTTGATAATTCCAAATCAATTCCTACTGTCAGTTCCTGACCTGTATCGGTTTTCTCTTCTACTTTGGTGTTAATATTTCTCTTGGCATCATTTGCCTCATCTGCGCTTGATGACGCAGCTGCTACACACTCCTGGAACCGGAAGCAGCTGATGAGGTGGTCATTCGTCAGTCCGGAAGACTGCATGAAGGAATATATGACTGTCGGACCCACGCTGCGAAAACCCCTTTTAACGAGGTCTTTGCTGATGACATCTGCTTTTGGGGTCTTCACGGGAACCTGACGTGGATAGCGAAATTTGCTGACAATGGGTTTGTAGTTCACAAAGCTCCAGCAGTATTTATCGAATGATCCAAACTCATCTGTTATCTGTACCAATACATGACAACAAGCATTGCTAACACAGTGAGATAAGTGGTACGTGACTCGGAACATGGCACAGATTAGTCTAGTCAGTCCATTGGCAAACATTTCCATTTTATTCATGTTTTACCAtgaaaattttctaaaatagCCAGATTTCCTACAGTTTCTAAAACTCAATTCGGTCAAGTGCACATGCAAtaactatctcaaaagaagaaatgTGGATGTCTAACTTATGTCAATTATGGAGAGAAATGATGGAAAACCGACAGGAAAATAAGCGGATCAACCTTGAGTATCTGGCGTGCATTCTCAATGATGGCTCGGAGCTTTGGCTCTGACAAAAGGGAGCTAGAAGTGCTTCCAGGCACTAAAATCTTCTTCTCATTCAATTTGGAGACTGCAACAGGGTCGAAGTCCAGAAAAACTTCCCTGAAAAGGTGCAGCATCTCTAATTGTTAAGTTAATGATTGgcattatattttttttgtccaaattgTTCCAAGTAGTACCTAAAAATGTGCCTTTTGCTTAGGATAACAGGCCATGTAAGCTCAGCTAATGCACCTGATAGTACAAGAAGTTCAAATAATTTCCTGTAGAGTGTTCAGAAAACCAAAAACCATAAAAATTCAATGAGAAAAACTTTGGCCTGTCTATAAAATTGAGAAAAAGAAAGGTCAATGTTGCATACCTATCATCATGGACAGGAATTCCCCATTCTTCATCATGAAAAGAAGCATAACATGGCTCTGTTGCAACGAAATAAAACTATGTTTAGGTTTACTGCAAATGAGCGTAAAGCAAACAATACATGAATATCAAACAAAATTGttttacaaaataaaaaagatgaagaaCGCCATAAATTGAATGCAACAATTTATGATACGATCAGACAAAATAATCAGTCTTTGAAATGAATGGAAATTCAACATAACCAGCTTATCAGCAATATCATCAGATTAGTTCAATATCACTCAGACGATCAAAAAACTTCTGAAGATTATAATCGGCAAGTTGTTTTCAGCTCAAACATGGCAGGAAAAGAAAATTTCTTCTTTAATAAACAAAAAAGCCATCATGATGAGTTACATCACAAGAACATGCTAACAATAACTCATCAAAAATACATTCTAGCACCACAGTTCTGAGGTTAGAACGTGAAGGAAGAATATGTGTGAACTTGTAAGCAATTGATAGAGGCCAACAGATCTCTTCAGAGAAGCTGAAGTGCAGCAGAATGGCAGctgcagctctctctctctctctctctttctcacatatatataaatatatatatgtatacatatgtatatgtgtatgtatacatacgtatatgtgtatgtatgtatatgtatatgtatatgtatatgtatatgtatatgtatatgtatatgtatatgtatatgtatatgtatatgtatatatatatgtgtgtgtatatatatatatatgtatatatatataaattcttcTATTTTAAGAGTTAaaggtatattattattattattattattattattattattattattaacaaaaaaaataccACCTTGTCCATGAACAAGTAATCCTATCAAAGATCAACCATTTACTTAGCTCCACGGATGGAGAAACAGACCAAGGCATAATAAACAATAAAAACTGTGAATCCAAGATGCAGGGGAAACAAACACACTCACCTGTATTGGGTGTCACCCATGCACACTTCTTCTTTCCCTGCACAACTTCTGGTGGAGGTACGGCTGAATCATCTGAAACATTCTTTTCTGCCTTGTCCAGAGTCTTGCCAATCCTTGGAGTGCTCTGCCTCCGTTTGTTGGTTAAGCTTGTCCTGCCAATTTTTCCTATGGAGGCTCGGCTGCAAAATGAATCCGTCGATGCATCAGAGGAGCAAGAAGCATTGAGCGACAGGTTAGACTGCAGCAGCATCTCATGCCTCCTAATCACTGAGGGAGCACTGAAACTAGATCTAAAATGTGGCAGGTCAGCTGAAGGACTCGAAGCCTTCTTTTTCCCCTCAGCTGCTACAATCTCTGTGCTCTCGGTTTTACTCGGAGGCTTCGAAGCTGGTTTCCGAGCAGTCGCCATTGATCTGGCCTTGTTCCCACCGGGCACAAGGACGGGCCTTGCCTCAGAATCGCTCACATTGAGGGAACGGACTTTAGGAGCTCCCGACATGTCTCCAAAATCCAATCTTTTCAAGAGATCTCAGCActttttttgccaaaatcgaccaAAATCCTGCACTTGTACAGAAGAATCAAATCAAAGATGGAATTTTTGAGCGACAATCTCAAGGCACCTCGACCCTCGGCACATTTAAAAACCGACAGCAAGCTAAATCAAAAGCCGCTAACTCCAACTGCAGCTTGGCCAAAAACATGCGCCAAAAGAAGCCCTTTTTAGTCCACAAGACCCAACAGTAGCGCCGGTTCCGAACCAACCTAGGGTTTCCAAGGCAGCCATTCTCTCTCAACCCACCCACCAAACCCGACAAAGCTCAAAATCGATGCCACATTGCCGAGACCGGTGCATATCGACACCGAAACCCTTGACCGAGGGACCCACCCGGAGCTCGGGAGCCCTAAAATCGCCACCTAGAGCCAGGGAAGCAGCTGCGGATCGACTCACCGGAGACCTGATCGAAGACGAGGAGCCCCAGAGGGCTCCGAGAAGCAGCCGATCGGGTGGCAAGCAGCGGCCAGAGTCGGGAAACGGAGGGGCGTTTGCAGACTGAGAGAACGAGACAAGAGGGCGAAGACTGTGTGTTACGGTCGCGAGAGACGGGAAGGGTGGGTTTGGCCTCTCATATGCGGAGACCGGAAGATACCGGTGGGGAGCAGGTAGACGACCGGGTGCAGCCGGTAGCCGGTATAACCTTCCTACATGAAAATACTAGAAAGCTCACAAAGCCTCATGTTATTACGGCCATTGCCATTGCATTTGCTT comes from the Musa acuminata AAA Group cultivar baxijiao chromosome BXJ1-10, Cavendish_Baxijiao_AAA, whole genome shotgun sequence genome and includes:
- the LOC104000141 gene encoding uncharacterized protein LOC104000141 isoform X1, which encodes MSGAPKVRSLNVSDSEARPVLVPGGNKARSMATARKPASKPPSKTESTEIVAAEGKKKASSPSADLPHFRSSFSAPSVIRRHEMLLQSNLSLNASCSSDASTDSFCSRASIGKIGRTSLTNKRRQSTPRIGKTLDKAEKNVSDDSAVPPPEVVQGKKKCAWVTPNTEPCYASFHDEEWGIPVHDDRKLFELLVLSGALAELTWPVILSKRHIFREVFLDFDPVAVSKLNEKKILVPGSTSSSLLSEPKLRAIIENARQILKITDEFGSFDKYCWSFVNYKPIVSKFRYPRQVPVKTPKADVISKDLVKRGFRSVGPTVIYSFMQSSGLTNDHLISCFRFQECVAAASSSADEANDAKRNINTKVEEKTDTGQELTVGIDLELSRAMDE
- the LOC104000141 gene encoding uncharacterized protein LOC104000141 isoform X2 codes for the protein MSGAPKVRSLNVSDSEARPVLVPGGNKARSMATARKPASKPPSKTESTEIVAAEGKKKASSPSADLPHFRSSFSAPSVIRSRASIGKIGRTSLTNKRRQSTPRIGKTLDKAEKNVSDDSAVPPPEVVQGKKKCAWVTPNTEPCYASFHDEEWGIPVHDDRKLFELLVLSGALAELTWPVILSKRHIFREVFLDFDPVAVSKLNEKKILVPGSTSSSLLSEPKLRAIIENARQILKITDEFGSFDKYCWSFVNYKPIVSKFRYPRQVPVKTPKADVISKDLVKRGFRSVGPTVIYSFMQSSGLTNDHLISCFRFQECVAAASSSADEANDAKRNINTKVEEKTDTGQELTVGIDLELSRAMDE